In the genome of Candidatus Omnitrophota bacterium, the window TCTTTTGAGGAAAAGGCCGGGATATTATCGGCGACTTTTGAAGGACACTTTGCCCATTTGAAGGGAATGAGCCGGTCATCCAAAGATTGGGTGGTGGACAGCATTATGAATAAAGCACTTTGGGGGAATAAAGAAACGGACATGCTCTCCATAGAACGTGCGATCAGGACGCTGGACGCCTCATTTGATGTGTACGGGGTATCTCCCTATTTTTTTGTTGACTGGCGCTGGTATAAAGATGTTTATGGGGAAAAAAGGGATCTTAATAAAGTGGCCATCGATTGTTATCGCAAGAACCTGCACAATTTACTGGATTGCCGCGACCAGTGGGGGCCGCGGCCTGCCGAAGAGAACACGGATCTTTTAAATGTCTGTCTGGAAATACGGCGTTTGATCGCATGTTTTGCCCATGAAAAAAACAGATCGCATATTGAGGGCATTTCTCAAAATGTCCATGCGCTGGAGGCGATGGTCAGGAGGTTTTCCAAGGTCACGGCGGACGCCTTGTCTGATTTTAATTCCGCGCTCAAAAAGTATCCTTCCATAACCCCGAAAACCGATTGGAAAAGTTTTTCTTCCTGGTGGGGGAGAGGATCGCAATATTTGAGTTTTATCCGTAATAAAAACGAATAGATATGGTCCCCAAAACAGCCATCATCGGAGCATCAGGATTTATCGGAAAGGCCCTTTTATCTCTCCATCGCGAGACGCATCCGGACTGTGTCGGAACGGCTTTGAACCGATTGAAGGGAGATTTGAAACATCTGGACCTGCTTTCCTGCGACATTGCTTCCTTAAAACTTGCTGAGTCCGGGCATCAGGATGCGATCATTACGGCAGGGATAGCACGGATCCATGTCCCCCAGAAAGAAAAAGAATATACAAAAAAAGTCACCCAAGGGACGTTAAAGATCATTCAACAGCTTGTGGATGAAGGGATCAAGCCCATATACATTTCCAGTGAATGTGTTTTTGATGGACGCACGGGAAACTACGACGATGACGCGCCGGTGAACCCGATCAACGGATATGGACAACAGAAGGCGGAAATAGAACAAGGCATCCGGGAAATTTCTAAAGGCAGGTATCTGATCGCCCGGTTCAGCAAGGTTTTTACCATTGAAAAGAAAGATGGATCTATTTTTGATGAAATGGCGGCCGCGTTGACATCAGGCGGCACAATACGCGCGGCATACGATCAAATTTTTTCACCGACGCTTTTGTCTGATGCCATCAACGCCCTGAAAATATTACAAACGAAGAACGCGACAGGGATTTTTAACATCAGCACGACCGAAGTGTGGTCACGGTATGATCTAGCTTTAATAATGGCCGATCATTTAGGGGTCGGCCATGAAAAAGTTGAGAAAATATCCCTGGATGATCTTAAGGAGGTCATCAATAATGAAGTTTTTAATCGTCCCAAGAATACGAGTATGAATGTCATGAAATTGATCAGGGAAACAAAGAGCACGTTTACGCCGATCTCCCAATGCATGGAGATCATAGCGAAAAATTGGACAACCCCATGTTGATCTCTTTCCTTCGGCGTCAGATGCTCCACATGAAAGAGGGGGGCATGCGCGTTTTTGGTCAAAAGGTAAGAAATTTATTTAAGTTCTTATATATGAGCCTCTTGGCCCCGGCGGCTGTTTGCCTAAAAATTGATTGGCCTGAGGCCTATTATTTTGTTTTGCTTCGTATGTATAAGCAACATAAAGACATTTGTTTAAATCCTGCCTGTGACAGCAATTTAAGCAAGCGTATTAAATTAAAAAGAAAGATCGTTTATTGTATTAAAAAATACATCGCGCATGAACCGAGTTTGACTGATCTTTCCGTTTTTATATCAGCGAGCACCCTCCTGATCAATTTTTGTTATACCGGTCAAGAATTCGTAAGATCCATGGGTATTTTACGGAATACTGAAAAAATGAGACGCCGGATATTGAAAGATCACCAATTGGATGAGCTTGGTTTTGAATTTATTCCCAGGGCTTTTGCCACAGGGAGCATCGGCGCCTGGGAGATCCTCGGGGTCCATATAAAAATGGGGATCCTTGGATTGAAGACCCCTAAAAAATTGGTGTTATTGCTTGATCCTGAAAGTCGTGTTAATAATCCCTGTTATTTAAAATACTGGCGCCAGTATATCACTGTTATCTCTGATCCATTATTGATTCAGGCGCTTTCTCCTTTGGAAAAATGCATGACCGTTCCGATCAATTATTATATGTCGTTCCAAGGAAGGGTCATGTTGAGCCCGCAAGCCCTTGGATTCGTGCGAAAACAATGGAATGAAGAAAAGCGTCCGGCTCTTCTCAAGCTTTCCGATGATGATTTTGTGAAAGGATGGAAGCGCTTAAGCTCTTTAGGCGTCCCGAACCACGCATGGTTTGTCTGTCTTCATGTGAGAGAATCAGGATGGAATGACAATAGCCACGCGGGGAACTTTCGCAATGCGGATATTAAGACCTATGTGCCGGCCATAAAGGCCATTGTTGATGCCGGGGGGTGGGTGGTCCGTATGGGAGACCTCGGAATGACCCCATTGCCGCCGATGGACCATGTGATCGATTATGCCCATAGTGATGCGAAAAGCGATTGGATGGACATTTTCTTGTGTTCGCAATGCCGTTTCCTTGTAGGAACATCTTCGGGAGTGCATACAATATCTTTAGTTTTCGGCGTACCTGTTGTCATGACAAACTGTTTGCCGGCCGCGGCGATGTACCAGTTCACTGTGAATGACCTGTTTATCCCAAGGCTTTGTCTGTCTAAAGATGACGATCATTATCTAAGTTTCCGTGAATTGATGTGTCCTCCTGTCAGCATGGGTGCCGAGCAGTATGTTTATGACAGGCTTAATCTTAAAGTCATGGAAAATACACCGGAAGAGATCAAGGATATCGTGATGGAAATGTTGATGAGGGAAAGCGGCACTATTCAATATAGTCAAGAAGATGGATCTCTGCAGGAGCAGTTCAGGTCTTTGTCAGCCCGTTGCGGTGCATTATACGGAGATGACGATATTGTTGTCCATGCCAGGATGGGGCGGGATTTTTTGCGAAAATATGCCGGGCTTTTACCCGTTGGTATGATGGAAGAATGCCGGAATAAAGGATAAGATATTCAAGAGGGATCGATGAAAAATTTAAGGAAGATCTGGTTTTTATTGACGCTGGATAACCCCAGGAAGCTGTATATCACGGTGATCGCGATCGTCGTCATGTCATTATTCGATATGATGGGGGTTGCGTCCATATTCCCGTTTTTGAGCGTCATGTCAGACCCCGAGATCATTCACAAGAGCCATAAGATCGCATGGGCATACGATCGGTTCGGGTTTACAAGTATAAACTCCTTCCTCATCGCCTTGGGCACGGCCTCTTTTGTCATCCTGATCGTCAGCAATGTCCTGCGCGCGGTCACCATGAAGTCCCTGATCCGGTTCACCTGGATGAAGCATCAAAGCATTGCCAAACGATTATTGGCCCAATACCTGTATGAGCCGTATGCTTTTTTTCTCAATCGCAACAGCTCTGAACTGACCGCTTATCTGATGTCGGAGGTGGCCCGTGTCGTCACCGGAACGCTGATCCCCTGCATGCAGATATTCGCGAGGTTTTTGCTGATCATCTTTATCCTTGGGCTTTTGTTCCTGGTGAACCCCCTGGTGGTCTTGCTGGTCCTGGGGGTGATCGGAGGGGGTTATGCCGCGATCTATTTGTTCTTCCGCAACCGCATCGCCCGTACCGGAGAGGATTTTCAAAAACACAGCAAGATCATGTATAAGACCCTCAACGAGGCCTTTGGAGGGATCAAGGACGTTAAGCTCATGGGCAAGGAACATATCTTTATTGAGCAATATGCCACCCAAGCCAAACAGATCATCCATTGCTATTGTTCACAATTTTTGATCGCCCAGCTGCCCCGTTATGCCTTTGAGGCGGCCGCGTTCGGCGGGATCCTGATCATCATGATGTACATGGTCATCGTCACAAAAGATTATCAGCAGATCGTTCCGCTGGTCGGCTTGTATGCGCTGGCGGCTTATCGGCTGATGCCCGCTTTACAGCAGATCTTTCAGGACATCACCTCCGTGCGCTTTAGCCGTTCAGCCCTGAATGTGGTTTATAACGATTTTACGCAATGCGCGTATAAGGACCGCGAGCCGATCACCCCCGGAACAGAGCGGCCCTTGCCGTTCTCCAAAAGCATTGAATTTCGCAAGCTGACGTTCCAATATTTTAAAGCGTCCAAGCCCGTTATTGAGGATTTTGATCTCCTGATCAATGCCAATACGACGATCGGGCTGGTCGGCAGTACCGGGGCCGGCAAAACGACGATCATTGATATTCTGCTTGGCCTCCTGGTCCCCCAGAAAGGGGACATTCTCGTCGATGGCGAAAAAGTGGATGAGAAAAATATCCGCGGCTGGCAGAAAAATCTGGGCTATGTTCCCCAGCACATTTATCTGTGCGACGACACGGTCACGCGCAATATCGCCTTTGGCGTGCCGGACCATGAGATCGATGCGCAGGCGGTCCGGCGCGCGGCCTTGCTTGCCAATATCCATGATTTTGTTGAAAAGGAATTGCCTGATGGATATGAAACGGAAGTGGGCGAACGCGGGATCCGTTTGAGCGGCGGACAAAGGCAGCGCATCGGGATCGCCCGGGCCCTGTATCACAACCCTCCGGTCATCGTGTTTGATGAGGCAACGAGCGCCCTGGACGGCATCACGGAAGAGGTCA includes:
- a CDS encoding methyltransferase domain-containing protein codes for the protein MNTQSEKPYVDFYKKYKISPVAQDISDVRKHFERREFLYRRLGIVGSFIKDRSIIEFGPGSGHNALYTYSLQPSQYVLVDGNPKGLKDCEDLFGKYFPDQKYHELVASLIEEYKNDQLFDLVLCEGLLAGQKDPQQSLRSVAKFTKPGGVCIITTHDCVGFLTDLLRGLIGGIVMKEEMSFEEKAGILSATFEGHFAHLKGMSRSSKDWVVDSIMNKALWGNKETDMLSIERAIRTLDASFDVYGVSPYFFVDWRWYKDVYGEKRDLNKVAIDCYRKNLHNLLDCRDQWGPRPAEENTDLLNVCLEIRRLIACFAHEKNRSHIEGISQNVHALEAMVRRFSKVTADALSDFNSALKKYPSITPKTDWKSFSSWWGRGSQYLSFIRNKNE
- a CDS encoding sugar nucleotide-binding protein, whose translation is MVPKTAIIGASGFIGKALLSLHRETHPDCVGTALNRLKGDLKHLDLLSCDIASLKLAESGHQDAIITAGIARIHVPQKEKEYTKKVTQGTLKIIQQLVDEGIKPIYISSECVFDGRTGNYDDDAPVNPINGYGQQKAEIEQGIREISKGRYLIARFSKVFTIEKKDGSIFDEMAAALTSGGTIRAAYDQIFSPTLLSDAINALKILQTKNATGIFNISTTEVWSRYDLALIMADHLGVGHEKVEKISLDDLKEVINNEVFNRPKNTSMNVMKLIRETKSTFTPISQCMEIIAKNWTTPC
- a CDS encoding TIGR04372 family glycosyltransferase, with the protein product MRVFGQKVRNLFKFLYMSLLAPAAVCLKIDWPEAYYFVLLRMYKQHKDICLNPACDSNLSKRIKLKRKIVYCIKKYIAHEPSLTDLSVFISASTLLINFCYTGQEFVRSMGILRNTEKMRRRILKDHQLDELGFEFIPRAFATGSIGAWEILGVHIKMGILGLKTPKKLVLLLDPESRVNNPCYLKYWRQYITVISDPLLIQALSPLEKCMTVPINYYMSFQGRVMLSPQALGFVRKQWNEEKRPALLKLSDDDFVKGWKRLSSLGVPNHAWFVCLHVRESGWNDNSHAGNFRNADIKTYVPAIKAIVDAGGWVVRMGDLGMTPLPPMDHVIDYAHSDAKSDWMDIFLCSQCRFLVGTSSGVHTISLVFGVPVVMTNCLPAAAMYQFTVNDLFIPRLCLSKDDDHYLSFRELMCPPVSMGAEQYVYDRLNLKVMENTPEEIKDIVMEMLMRESGTIQYSQEDGSLQEQFRSLSARCGALYGDDDIVVHARMGRDFLRKYAGLLPVGMMEECRNKG
- a CDS encoding ABC transporter ATP-binding protein; this translates as MKNLRKIWFLLTLDNPRKLYITVIAIVVMSLFDMMGVASIFPFLSVMSDPEIIHKSHKIAWAYDRFGFTSINSFLIALGTASFVILIVSNVLRAVTMKSLIRFTWMKHQSIAKRLLAQYLYEPYAFFLNRNSSELTAYLMSEVARVVTGTLIPCMQIFARFLLIIFILGLLFLVNPLVVLLVLGVIGGGYAAIYLFFRNRIARTGEDFQKHSKIMYKTLNEAFGGIKDVKLMGKEHIFIEQYATQAKQIIHCYCSQFLIAQLPRYAFEAAAFGGILIIMMYMVIVTKDYQQIVPLVGLYALAAYRLMPALQQIFQDITSVRFSRSALNVVYNDFTQCAYKDREPITPGTERPLPFSKSIEFRKLTFQYFKASKPVIEDFDLLINANTTIGLVGSTGAGKTTIIDILLGLLVPQKGDILVDGEKVDEKNIRGWQKNLGYVPQHIYLCDDTVTRNIAFGVPDHEIDAQAVRRAALLANIHDFVEKELPDGYETEVGERGIRLSGGQRQRIGIARALYHNPPVIVFDEATSALDGITEEVILEAIHHLAHRKTIVIIAHRLGTVKECDCIYLLEQGRIVNQGTYQELLANDQRFRKMAKVA